TGAATCTGGCTTACAAGGCATTGCCATTATGGGCGAAGTATACGAAGCAAGACCGCGCATTGATGTTTAAGGATGTTCCAAGTGGGCTTAAGCAATTGCTGATGGATCCAGAATATAGTTCCAAAAGTGGAGTCTTGATGGGGCATCCTTGAATGTTGGTTCGGAGAGGCGAAGCAGAGAAGCTCTGGGCCTGTTTGCCATCATTTCATGATGTTCGTGATTGCGGCAATTTGCTGCTGCCTCTGGAACGTGAGATTCAAATCGTCGCGAGTTGGCTTTCTGCGACCGCTTGGACTGTCGGACGGCCGGGTCGCTGAGTCCCTTACCGTTTCTGCACAAGTGACGCTGAGAGAGACCGTTCAGCTCTCGGCGAACATGGAATAGTCGACAATTAGGACCCAACCCTTCCCTCCTGAATTGATCGAGCCGTGCATCATGGCAGTTGTCCGGCAGACGGGACTGCTCTCGATCCATTCTTCGGCGCGCGAACGACCGGGCTAGTTGCATTTCGGCACGGCCGACATGCGATTGGTATCGAGCTGAACCCCGAGTACATCCAGATTGCTGCCAACCGGCCGCGGGATGCCGCAGTATCAAAGCTGCCAATCAGCAGAGCCACGTCGAGTTAAATCGTCTTGCCGTCCGGCTTCTGAGCCTGACCTTGTCACCGATCTGCCCCGGGAAGCTCGCATCAACCGAGAACGTCCCATCGGCGCTGCTCCACTTCCGCGTTCCGACGGTGGGCGCGGCTGGGGCCTTCGCTGGCACAAAGCCGAACGCTTCGCCTAATTTCTTGTACAAGGGATGGGGCTTAAATAGAATAGCCGTTGCCAAGAAACTTCCCTGCCGGAGATTTAATATGACGAATGTACCAAACGACGTTTCGGAAGCAGCAGAAAAGGCGGCAAGGGCGGCCGTAAACCTTGCCTCTCAGCAAATCTCCACCGCCGTAGCCGCAGCGATTTCTGCGCAAAATGCCACTGCAGCGCCGCCGCCATTCAAGTGGACAGAAAACAAGCTGGCGGCTGCGTTTGTTGCAAGTGTTGCTGTGATTCTGCTAACAACATCTTTGACAGCACTTTTTAACTTATACAACAATGTATTCACGATCAACAACAGACTAAACAGCTTAGAAAAGACCGACCTGGGTGCGCTAAGCTACAAGTTGCTTGAGTTAGATCAGCGCCTCAAAAAGCAAGAGGAATTGGGGGTGGTGGGTCACTCTGTGCAAAACGAGATTAACCGATTGTGGGACGACTTAAACGAGACAGAAAGCACTCTCGAAACGCTCAGAGAGACAGTCACGACAGTCCGTGAGCGGCTGGCGAAGGCCGAAGCAACAAAGGGCTAGCTGGAATGCGGATGGCATAGGGCAGTCCTCACAAGATTCCTATGTGCCCTATATTGTCATAATTCCAGTTGACTATCCGCCCCAGACCGCCTAGGCTGCGACTCTCTCATGCGGTTTTCGCAGAGGTGCCGGTGCGCCGATTGCAGAACCGTAGAATTAGGAGAATCGGATGACTTTGTGTAAGCATTTTGCAATCGCGATTGCACTTTTTGGCAGCATTGGCGCAGGTGAGGCATCTGCCTTAGGTCGACGACGGAGTTGCGTGCCAAGCCCTTGCACGGTGCCACGTTCATCTAGTTCACAACTTGCGCAAGATGTGCAACAGCTTCAAGGGCAAGTTATTAATCTACAGCAACAAATCAACGCCTTGCGGCAGCAAGTTGCCCCGTAGCATTGCTTTGCTGGCGCTTGGCAAACGGACGCAAGTTTGCGAAACTGCGTGCGCAATCGACTTGCCCTCAGGGATTAATCAATTCACATTCCTTGAGGTTTATGCGAGTAGCTGTTGACTTTTCCGTGACAACGCCAGAGATGCGAACCTTTGTACCTGAAATTAGGCTGCTGTCGAACGATTGACTATGGCGTACAAATTGAGCATTGATTACATCAGAAATGTCATTTGATGTCAGCGACTCCTTGATATTGTATGATGGTTTGCTTCGCACATCATTCTTCTCTTGAGGGTAGATGTCGGTGACGATCGCATCCCAAGTCACTTTCTTGTTACGGAGAGGCTTGATTATTCGCTCCGATGCGTCGCTTGATTTAGATGCTCGAAGTTCATGTAAGACATCGGTCAACGAAACTTCGACCGCTTCAGGTATGGGCGTCAGGTGTTCATCAATAAAACGGCTCACTCGCTCAACGCAGTGGCTGTCCGCCGATGTCGGCTTGCAGATTGTCAGGTGATCTCCATCGACTGAAATCGGTATGACGTCACCGCCGATTCCGGGATTTCCACTTGTTTCGTCAACTACTCGGCCTACGAATCGAGTATCAAGGCCTTCAACTAGGGCTAGTGTTTTTATGTTGAAGTACGAAACGTTGCTTGCATACCATGTGTTTATATCCCGCAAAGCACTGTTGTTGCGATCTAGCGAGTCCACTAGATCTGTGCGGCAGTAAATCTTAAACAGCTTTGGCAACGCGCCAGCATCCGAACCCGAATGCGGTGTCGCTAGAAACGCAACGCCTTTAGTTTGGTGGGCGATAATCTCGTATTTGGGTTCGCGCAATGTTGCAGCTTCCCGCAGCATGTTTTTTGTGACGATTCCGCCTAGGCTGTGGCAGATAAAAATTACCGGCCTCTGGCCGATTCCTTTAAGTTCCATTTGGTCAAGCAGATTTACCGCGCGATCCGTTGTGGGCATAGGTGACCCTTGCCAACGACTCGATGCCGCGTCATAGTCCAGCGACCAGACGCACACGTCTGGCACTTGCGCTGAGAGCCACTTCGGCCAATAGAAGTCGGCATCTTTGTCGCCCCATGTCGACCATGCGTCTCCATTCAAGCCATGGATAAAAACTATGTCGCCGCGACGTTTTAGCGTCTTGTCGCCGCCGATGTACACGACCGTTGGGCCACTCTTTGGCTTTGGAGGAAACCAGCCAGTCAAAATACACGGATGCAGGTAGAGATACCCAAGAAATAAAGATATTGCGAGAGCCGCAACTGAACGCTTGGGCTTGGTCGCTATGTAGTTCAGAGCAATTGCGCCGTAGCCCTTAAGTGGATTGGACGCTTTGTTTGTTTTGCTGACTCGATCACGCTTTCCCATTGGTCTCGCTCATCTAGGCGACAGAAGCCACCGAAAATAGAGTGTACTAGGACACAGAACATTACCGCAACCTGCTTCGCCGGTTTCGTAGGCCGAGATCGCCTGTTGAACTATCCCTGACTCCGCCTCGCAACGAAGTTCGCCAGCGCTAGCGGTGAGCATCGAACTGAGCGGCCAATCTTGCCCCTCAGAAAGATAGTCAGCGCCACCGTGGGCACACGCTCAAAGGCTGGGATCCAGATCGATCTTCTTGTCAAAACATCAATTGTGAACAAGAAAACTTTCGATGGCTGTTTTAGTTGCCTGACGGAAGATCATGAGTCGATCGAGAAGCTTGCTCATGAGCTGATCGTTAAAGTGCGGGCGATTGCGGCGAAGCTGACGTAATTTCTGGCAAATGCATGCGGCGAAATCACCGAAATCGCTGATTGTCGTGCAAACTCTTGTGCGGTAGGATAATCGCTTCCTAAACGGTTCTTTAGCGGAGAGTTGCTATGACGGAAGTGTGCCCGAAGAATCGTAGCCAGCGCTAGACTTTTTGCTGCGCGGGCGGTTGATCATCGCTGATCGGTGGAAGTTCAAATCCGAAGCGTCTGTTAATCGTCCGGATATGGTCCTCGTAAGCCCGTCGTTCTGCCATCCACTTTTGCCGCTGCCCCAACTCCCATTCGCTCGTCGTTCCTTCTGTCCGTTCCAGAAGCGAATTAACTCTGGCCAGCATCATGCCGACGCCTTCTAGCTGACCGGTTAGTCGCGTGTTTTCGTGAGCGGTCGCGAACTCCCGCGCCTGATGATTCTGCGACCAGATTTGCAGAAGCAGAGTTGCAACCACGCCGACGAGTGCGAGGCCTGTGAACAGTGCATTCAGCGCCCCGAACATGTCACCGAATTGGCCGTATTTCGCCATGTCCTCCGAAGTTGCAGTTGGCAATGTGTTATTAAACCACTTGACGTGGACAGCTGGCCAGATCGTCCACTGGTTAAACACCCAATACGCCGAAACTATACCGACTAGCAGAATGAGCCAGACCCAGATGCTTCGCATTGCAGTACCTACAGAAATAAAATATCCCCCATCCCTCCGCCATTGGCTGCAAATAATGCTAAGGCAGAAGCATCGGGAGCGTCATCTTTCGCATCCGGTTCATCCGGATGGTGGACGCCGAGATATTCTCCATCACCCTTATATTCACGCAAGAGGCGGGTCATTTGATCTTTGAATTCTGCCGTGAGCGGATGATCGGCCGGGTATGAGAACCGCATTTTATCGCCCACGTCACGAAAAATTGCTTGTTCAAAATTGATGTAAAGGTCGTTTTTGCTTTGAAGCGTGAATTTCACGCCGCTGTCCAGTCCAACCGGCAGACCGGAGTGTGCCTGAAGAAACTCCATCGGCATATCTCCCTGCCCCGTGGAGTCACCACGTACGCCCTGGATGCGTTCAAAGATCGTCCAGGTGTATTCTTCCTCCGAACCGTCAGCTCGCTTCCTGCTGGCTTTGATTGGCTTCTTGAGCTCGGCAAGGAAGAGTTCGATCTGCTGCTCGTACGGGAGGTGCGGGACTTTGATCCAGGTGATGATGTCGTTGCGGTCATTCACGATCGATACCCAGGTGTGATCGGAGACACGGGCCAAGTCGACGCCGAAGAAGAGCTTCTCGGTTGGAATGATGATTCCGTGCTTCGTCATTCCGGACCGCGCACAGGACAGCAGACGTTCCCGTGAGACGATGTTTCCCTCTTCGACCGTGTCTTCGAGGTAATAGTTGCGGCGGAACTCCGGGTTCTCGCGGCCCTTCTTGCGCAGCTCGCGTTCAAATGCATGCTCGTAGTTCAGATGCTTCGGATCGTGCGCGAAGCCGTGGCGAAACTGCCTGCGCGAAGTCGCCAGGCAATCGAGGCGGTTTACTTCGGCGGCCGCACGTATGCCGCTGCGGCCGTTCACATGAGCATCCCAATTGGTACGTTGAAAACACGCATCAGCGACGGCTTAGCAGTGCTAAGACGAATTCTTCCCGCGTAGCGCGTATGAATTCGAGGCAAAGCCATGTCATTAATTGGTTTTTCGCGAGTCGCGCAGCATTCTTGCATTCTTCGCTTTAGCAACGATTGCGGCAAACGCAATTGCCTTGTCAACGCCACCTTCACTTTCATTAGCAAAACGAAGAAGCCAAGCGCCGATAATCTTTGCATCAAAATTTGACTTGATCACATCGTCCGCCGCAAGGTTTACGGACGCAGGTTTCAGTCGTTGCTCTGTACCTAAGCTCTTTGCTTCGCTATTTTTCAAGGGCGAATGATCTTGTGCATTCTTACGCTCAGTCACAGCACGACCCTCTTTCTCAAACAGAGGGAGAGATTCTGTTGAAAGTTGATTCGGCGACTCTCTGCGCCGCAAAAGAACCCGTTGCCCAAACTCTAACTCAAACCATTGCCAAGATAGGTCCTTCGCTTTGCCATCAGCGACTACATCGAGAGGCTTTGCCATGCCCAAGCCCGCAACAAAAAACTGCCCGTCCTTTACACCGATAGCGTCCAATTGCACTTTAGGCGATCTCCAGTAGAGCAAATCGGGATAACGGAACGAATCCGCCACTCCACCTTCAGCAATCTTAGTCAACCGATCGCTTTCACTTATCAAATACGACTTGTCCATAGTGTCCTCTGGAGGATCACATGACGCTCCGCAACCTATTAGCGCCCCGGCCATTGATGCAATCGTATCTGTGTCGCTGCCAAGCGCATGGATCGCAACCGAAATTGCGTTTAGGGGCTCTTTTTGAGCTTTCACTGCTAAAAACCATGCAAATACGGCCGACTTGGTGGCCGAACCTAATGTAGCCTTCGCGAATCCACCTAAGTCATTGAGCAGGTCGTGATAAGGCTTTTCGATATCGGATTGATAGTGCTGGGTCGCGACCATTGCCTTATCAAGGTCACGGCGTAATTCTTGGAATGAATCGTGAAACCCAACGTCAAGCCTCTGGGAGGCCTTGTCCTCCCATTGTGGTATCCAAAACACGCTAAGTTCGCGGTCTTCTCTGATCAGTTTTGGGATATTGCTCAAAAGTTCAAATACTGCACCCAACTCGTCCGCCTGCACGACGCGTCCATGGTCCATGCCGAACTTCAAGCAGAGCCCATGAAAGACTGCCCCGAGAATTCCAGTAGGGTGACCGTGTGTGACCACGGAATTACGAATGATGTCTCTCGCCAAAAGCCAAGTCGAAGAGTGAGTTGGTGAACACCACGCGTGTGGCTGAATTCGCATGGCTGCGCCATTGCCACCAGCTTTCACGTAGTCTGATTTTTTGGTTTGAAAAAAGTTAGAAAACCATCGAGAGTCTGGAGAACACAATTGTTCTGCCGCGCACTTAGTCGCATTTCCACCTCCCAGCGCATAACTGCTCCAAACTGGAAGCTCCACCTTTGCAAACGCTTCGACATCAAACTCGCCATTTCCACGGATCGACCTGCTTGTAGCAAGACGCAATTGTGTATCGTCAGAATAGCAACCCTTTGGCAGTCTAATATCGGTTCCAAACTTACCGCCGATTCGACGTGTCCAAGGCACTAGGCCATCGATTGTCCTTGTGCCCGTTCGCCGTTTCACCATCGATTCGTCTGCAAGTTCAGTAATAAACCCAAGCGCATCGCCGTAGGCGGCCCAAAGTGCAGAACGTCGTGTTCGTTGATTTAGTTCCATGGCTTACTCGAAGTGGCGGAGTTGGACTTCGCATGCAATTGGCGGAATGTCTAAAGCGCCGCACATCGCCTGTATTGCATCGCTATGCTCCTCGCTCCGAGTATAAATGCGTCGGATATATTGGTATGGAACTTCCACGGGATAAAGCGCCTCAGCCTGAATGCAAGTCGGAATTGATGCGTGCCGCTCGGGGGGCCGGTTCGCCACCGACCTGGAGCGACTGCTTGACCACTGTGTGACTGAATCGGCGAACAGGGCTTCAAGACCCTCCGGCCCCCTGGCTCGCCGGCAACCTGAATACATGTTGTTTGTAGTACAAAACACAACACCATCGTGTGACAGAACTTCTGGATCGATTGACATTATGCACCACCAGCCGTCAAAGTCCGGGTGCCAGTGACCGGTTGATGGACCTATTAGTGTAGTTATCTGTGAAATGGATAGGTTTACGTAGTCATGCCAAGCGGCGTCACGTGACCGGTCTGGGCAATTCAACATCAATATGTGCTCAAGATATGCCTCGGCACTAAGTCTGTCTCGCGCTTTAATCGCCTTGGTTGCCAATATCCCGGTAATCCCCCGATTAGTCGTGAAGTGGAGAAGTTCCGTAATTGCGCGACTCCGAACAATCGTTGCTGTCATACGTCAATTGCCTCAAACGTATCGTGTTGCAGGAACGACAAAAGGTGAGATTCCTCTGTTGGCTTATAGCCGACCACGACGGCCTTTCGGGCTCGTGTTATCGACATGGCGAATAGCCGGCGAAGGTTTTCGAGCTGAGAATCCTCCACGTCTACAGAACCAATCGTAGCGTCATCACTCAAGCCAAGTAGGAAAACATAGTCAAATTCCAGTCCTTTGGCAGAACTCATGGTCGACAGAGCAATATTCTCATCCCCAGGCGGCCATTCGGATTGCCGGGTAATCGTTATATAACTATATGAATTAGAGTCGAGTTGCTGCTTTAGAAAATCAAACCAACCTTTGGCGTGAAGAAAGGCGACGGATTCAGTTGACAAGTCCACGTGCTCTGCCAGGTAGTTGATCGCAAATTGCACTTGATTGCGAAAAAGTCCTTTCAGAACAATTGGCTTCGGACCAGTAGTAGTACATGAGTCAAAATTGGGGAAAGTTCCGTCGTCGCCGATTTCCAGACCGTTCAGCAAAGGCAACGCGAACTGACAAATCTCTTTGGTGTTTCGATAGTTTTTGCTCAATCGATGACTATTTGCCGGACTTACTTCAACTCCTGCTTCTGCCCAAGTAAATCCGCGAGGATAGATACGTTGCGCGGCGTCCAAAACGAACGTTACTGACGATGGATCATTTGCGAAATGCATCAAGGCACGTACTTGATTGGCCGAGAGGTCTTGCACTTCGTCAGAGATAATCACATCGTATCCGGCCGGTTCCACAACGTCAGCGGATTGAATTGCTAAGTCATTCCAATCAAGTACTTGTGCTTCTCGCTTCCAAGCGAGATATGGTGCGACGACTTCATCGAGTATCCGTTGACGCATTGCACGATCAACTCGTGGCATCGCTCCACGGCCGTCTCTTCGGCAAGTCAAGTAGTCGCTGAGCCTAGTTGGGATAAACCTGCCGAGCAGATAGTCGACCTCGCCCTGTACGAAAGCAGTCGGCAAAGGGAGCAGTCCACAAAGTCGCACCAACTCGGTGTTTTGCGCTGGATCAACAACCTTAACATTGCCGAGAATCCCCTTTGCCCACTTTGCAAATGTCAAAATCTCCATGTCCAGATTTGCGCGACCAATAATCTGCTGCGCTGCAAGATCAGCGATATAGCCCCTCAGCGTCCTATTGTATGTGATTACCAGAACGCGAACCGGAGTGGTAATCTGTTCTCGCTCTCGCCGTGCGAGCCAAAACGCAGAAAGCTGCTTGAGGCGCAGCAGGGCAGTGGTTGTTTTTCCGCTGCCCGCGGCACCTCGAATAATCACCACGCCGGGGCGCGTGTTTGTAATCAGAGGCAGCTGTTCGGGAGTTGGTGAAACGCGAGGCAGGGTTCTCATTTCACACCTGGAAAAGGTCGTACCGCAGTTTGAATAGGCGGATTTTAACGGTAGTTTGTTGATCGCGATACGGGCGGCCGCAAAACCGAAATGGGTGCCTGAGCGTGGTACATCCATGCACAAATGGATTCATCAGCAATTGACCTACCTCAACGAACTTGAGGCCCAGCCCGAGTTCTTCCCAAACCAGCACGGCGACGTGCGGGCGATGATCCGCGAAGCCGGCCGCCGGGCTGCACTCGCTGGCCTCCCCGCGGCCGTGGAGGCATGCGACATTCGGGCAGGCGGTCTATCACCATCGGCCGCACGCCAGATTCTAGCAGCTTGCCTCGCTGCGATGCCGTTGAAACGTACGGCACGATTGACGCCGCCGGAGGTCGCCAAGCATTACGGCGTTCCGGCCCGTGCATTCGGCGGATTGCTTCGATCATCGCAGTGCATTCCCTGCGGTTTGCCTCGCTGAAGCCCGGATCAACCGTCTGTGCTGCCTGCTCGTCGTAGGGACATGGCCCTATCTCCAGTTTCTCCCATCCTTCACGCATTCACCTTACCTTTCTTTGGTTATTCGCGGTCCGCCCCAAAACGTATCCGGTCGCGGTCCCCCAGAGCATGTCGGATAACGGGAAGGTGAAGCTATGAAGTTGAATAAGACTGAGCGTATGGCAATCGCTGTCGTGATCCTTTCACTGTGCGTTCTGCTCATGGCGTACAACGGAAGCCTGACCTGGATGGGCCTTGGTGTTTTCGCAGCTATCTGCGGCATCCCGGAAGCAAAGCAGCTGGCCAGATGGGCCATGGATCGAGGGCAAGATGATCGCTGCAATCATCGGAAGGATTAAGCCCTACGGCCTAGTGATCGGGCTTGCTTTGGCATTCGCCGCAGGAGCGGTCGTGAATGGGTGGCGACTCGATGGCGTGAAGGATGCTGCAGTGAAGGCGAAAGAATCAGAAATGGTTTTGGCCTGCGAGGCCGCTCAGAAACAAACACAGGAGGTGTCCCGTGGTTACCAGAATGAACTGGCTAAGCTCAATTCTCGTCTTAGCGCTCTTCGGATGCAGCCAGCCAAGTGCGTGCCTGTATCCACTTCCTCCAGCAGACGTGATGCAGCCTCCATCGGAGGTGAGCATTCTGGACCGCATGTTGTCTCTGATCTCGCCCTCATCGAGCTTGCCGGAGAAGCGGAGCGGTATCGGCTCCAATTGATTGCGTGTCAGGCTTTTGCACAATCTTTGCCAAGAGAATCAAACTGATGGGCCTTCTAAAACTGGCTGGTCAGTTTCAGGCGGTTCAGGAGTCTTTGGCTTGGGGCGAAGTAGTCGCCCGTCGGGCTTACTGAGAACAGCGAAGACGAACGGCATTGTGGTTTCAGGGCGTTTTCCAATACCGGTCGTGAAAATCACTTGGCAAGCTTTGCCAGCTTTCTCACCATTCTCAATGACCTCAACAAGTCGCGTAATTGAGGCGTTTAGATTTTCCGCGTCGATTCCCGAGGTCTCTGGGGTGTCAATTAGCAAAAATCGCGGAAACTTGACGGAATCATCGGTCAAGCTCATTTCAAGCAACGTCGCGTAGTACAGCAATCGCCGAGGTACAGCTAGGCTCTTTTCGGTGTACTTGCCGCCGTTGACGATTGGCATATACCCATCGTTGATGGACGCAGAATCGCAATCCTGCAGAGTGTTTACCATCATGCGGCTGTAGATATTGGAAAACGTAATTCGCTTGGCTTGGATGTCTGCCCGCGCCGCAGCCGCAAGTTCAGCTACCCTGTAGCCGATTTTCTCATGTTTGATCTTGGCTGTGTTGAGTTCGTTTTGAAGCTTCTCCTTGCGCGTAACGATTTCAAATTCCTGTTCTAGCTCACCGATCCGCTTTCGAACCGATGACAATCGCTCCTCCGCCTCTTCAAACTGCTGAAGATTGATTTTGCTATCTGTCTCATCAACAGCCGAAGCGATCATCCTCTCAATTCTAAGGGCTTCACTCGCAATCGCCTGTTTTTCTGCACGAAGTGAGGCTAATTCATCTCTTACTGAGCCGGCCGCTAGATCAACCGTCTGAACGTTTTTCTGCCGCGACTTCAAAATCGAGAGATATTCGGCAGAATCGTAGAAGAACTTCTCGTAATCTGCTTCGCCAACATCACTTCCGCAGACACACTTATTGGGAGTTCGTTGAACGTCTTTGAGACAGTATGGACAGGTGTTCGATGAAAACAACTTTAGCTCTTCGTGCGCAAACATCATCTTACTGAGTTGCGTTGACTCGGCGACTAACTCCGATTTTAGCTGCTCCAAACGCGAGACTTCTTCGAGCAGCGAAGCCTCGTTTCGTGCTAGACCGGAAATTTTGATCTGAGTTGCGAGCAACTCTCTCTGCCAAGCAGGAAGATCGACGCCAGGTGCTTGCGGGGGTGGCGCTTTCGCCAGCTCGCGCCTGAAGTTGAGAAGCTTTGACTGCTGGTCGCGTAGCTCTTCGAGCTTTTTGTTGAGAAAAATGGCATTCAACTCCTCCTCAGGAGTCGAAAAATCACTTGCCATCGTTTTGAAAAGTTCCAATGCCTTCGCTGCAGCGGACCTGTCTCTCTCCGCATCGCGTAGAGCGGCTAGTTCAGAGTAGTAATCTTGGTACGATTTACCAACGAGTATTTCAAAGATTGCTTCTCGAAATACCTGCGAATCGGTGACGTAGGATTCTTTGTCTACCGCTTTGAAAATCCCAGATGGGTCAGGTGCCTGATCGTGATAGATCAGCCGCATAAAGTCTGTGATGTTTAGCTTGCCTGAGTGCAAGCCGTAGTTTATGGATACGGGCTCAATTCCGAGCTTTCCAAGCAGCCAATCCGAAAAAACAAACTGCCGGCCTTCACCTCGGGTGATTGGAAAAATCTTTGATTCATCATCGTCAAGGACCGCTACGTCATTGGTCCCGATCAACCGCTTCAGCGTGTAGGGTCGGCCATCAATTGTAATCAGCAGCTGAACGTAATTATTCTCATCGCTCGTGATTTCCTCGTGGCGCTCATTGGAGTTGGCCTTGAACTCGTCTACGCTTCCGCCAAGACAAAAGTAGATCAGGTTCGCAAACGTAGACTTGCCGGTGCCATTCGGCCCTTCAAGGATATTCAGTCCATCACCGAAAACCGGTGACTCGTACGAGTAGTTTTTGCCTTCGTATGTGAGGCGTCGGATCGCTAAGTATGCCATAGCCGCACCCCCTGTTCCCCGAAGAACTTCTCAATGAATGTATCGAAAGTTAGCGTTCGAAGACGGCTGGAGCATTTTCTAAGAAGAACAATGTTGTCACGCTCCGGCGTATAGAGTTCGCTCGACAAGAAGGTGGCTGGAATGCTTTCGAGGTTGAGCCAGAGGTCTAGGCCAACGCTCTGCTTTCCTTGACGCACGGAAATCAGGCCTCGGGTAGCGAGTGAGTGAATCACTCTCGCCACGAAATGCTTGCGGGAAGCGCCGTTGGCGTAGGCCACAGAGAGTGAATGAATGTCACGCTTGTTCAGTCTTGAGCCGAGTCTGTGATAGCGGTCAATGATTTGCGCAAGGCCGGGAGAGGAGACGAGGTCGATTAGATAGGAAAGCTTCTGGTGGCCTTCGAAAGTGACGGATTCCGAATGGCACTTAAACGCATCCAGAACAATTAGCACATTGTAGGTGAGGAAGTTGAAGTCCTCTCCCTTGATGAACATCATCCGTTTTTTAGTGGCCAGTTCGGTTGCGTTCACGGCTACGTCGCTCCTTCGAAGCTGAGGTAACAGCTATCAAAGAGTTCGTAAACTAGCCCTTCGATCGACGGGTCGCTCGACAGCTTGTAGGTGTATTGGGTTTTCAGCTGCCTAAACCTCTCCTTCGCGGTCTCAAGCAGAACCGACATCGCAGCTTCCATTGCGGTTTCGTCGGCAGGTGGAGTAGCTATGTCCTCGGTTAAGGCCTCTTCGCAGGCGTCGTATATTATCCGCCATTTGAGCGCCAGAGTCCCCTTGTCGCCTGCAAAAGCCCGTTGCTCATCGAGGCTGCTCGCTGCCCGGCGAGCCCATCGCCCCAACTTCTGCGCGGTAACATCAGGACAAACCGCCACGACCTTATCGGCAATGTTTCGCGTGTCCGTCGGCGGAGGCAACCGCTCCCAAGCCTGCCAAGTTGGATCTGGAAGGATGACGGTTCCGGTTTCTACATTTTTGAATACAAGCAGAACTTCTGCCACGTGAATCAGGCGGCGAGTCCGATCAGGCAGGGCTTGCCGTTTGTCAAGTTCATCCAGAAGCACCGCAATGATCAACTGCTCTTTGCCGGCGAGTTGCTGGCTGTACGCAGGGCTTCGTTGAATGGCAGTGACTATCTCGTCGATAATTTCCTCTGCGTCATCCTCGCCGAATTTCCACTGGATCTGACGAAAGTATTCCTTCCACCGCTCATCTGACCAACCTTGCAGTATCTCCAAGCGACCGAGGGGACAACTGCTCGGTGTCGAGGTGAGGCCATGACGAGCCGCTTGAGACTCGTACTCGCTCAAGACTGCCCGTTTCGCCGAATCGAGTACGTTTGGGCAGTCGAAATCAAGTTCTTTTAGGGATTTGAGCATCGGCCCTGTTGGCCAGGTTATTCCCAGAGCC
Above is a window of Anatilimnocola aggregata DNA encoding:
- a CDS encoding AAA family ATPase, yielding MAYLAIRRLTYEGKNYSYESPVFGDGLNILEGPNGTGKSTFANLIYFCLGGSVDEFKANSNERHEEITSDENNYVQLLITIDGRPYTLKRLIGTNDVAVLDDDESKIFPITRGEGRQFVFSDWLLGKLGIEPVSINYGLHSGKLNITDFMRLIYHDQAPDPSGIFKAVDKESYVTDSQVFREAIFEILVGKSYQDYYSELAALRDAERDRSAAAKALELFKTMASDFSTPEEELNAIFLNKKLEELRDQQSKLLNFRRELAKAPPPQAPGVDLPAWQRELLATQIKISGLARNEASLLEEVSRLEQLKSELVAESTQLSKMMFAHEELKLFSSNTCPYCLKDVQRTPNKCVCGSDVGEADYEKFFYDSAEYLSILKSRQKNVQTVDLAAGSVRDELASLRAEKQAIASEALRIERMIASAVDETDSKINLQQFEEAEERLSSVRKRIGELEQEFEIVTRKEKLQNELNTAKIKHEKIGYRVAELAAAARADIQAKRITFSNIYSRMMVNTLQDCDSASINDGYMPIVNGGKYTEKSLAVPRRLLYYATLLEMSLTDDSVKFPRFLLIDTPETSGIDAENLNASITRLVEVIENGEKAGKACQVIFTTGIGKRPETTMPFVFAVLSKPDGRLLRPKPKTPEPPETDQPVLEGPSV